Proteins from one Macrobrachium rosenbergii isolate ZJJX-2024 chromosome 14, ASM4041242v1, whole genome shotgun sequence genomic window:
- the Clp gene encoding cleavage and polyadenylation specificity factor subunit 4 isoform X2 encodes MEIVVANVDNITFDIENQLEEQIGAQMLPFPGMDKSVAAVCTFYLRGSCNKSVNCPFRHVRGDRTVVCKHWLRGLCKKGDQCEFLHEYDMSKMPECYFYSRFNACHNKECPFLHINPDLRIKDCPWYDRGFCRHGPQCRNRHVRRVLCMNYFSGFCPDGPNCKFMHPRFELPQVMEERTTSGKNREITCHYCGEAGHKASHCPKSNPELREQNAIISLASGGPKTQGGKENAGPIPLPHHLNDNNRLENIVCFKCGQQGHFANRCTKGQFAFLSSTN; translated from the exons atggagATAGTTGTGGCAAATGTGGATAATATTACGTTTGATATTGAAAATCAACTCGAAGAACAGATAGGAGCTCAGATGCTTCCTTTCCCAGGAATGGATA aatcTGTAGCTGCTGTGTGCACATTCTATCTCCGTGGAAGCTGCAACAAGAGTGTCAATTGCCCTTTCCGACATGTGCGGGGAGATCGTACAGTGGTTTGCAAACACTGGCTTCGTGGTTTGTGCAAGAAGGGTGACCAGTGTGAATTTCTTCATGAATACGACATGTCTAAAATGCCAGagtgttatttttattccagATTTA atgctTGTCATAATAAGGAGTGCCCCTTCTTGCATATAAATCCAGATTTGAGAATAAAAGATTGTCCATGGTATGACAGAGGCTTTTGTCGCCATGGCCCTCAGTGCAGAAATCGCCATGTTCGCCGTGTGTTGTGTATGAACTACTTTTCTGGATTTTGCCCTGATGGTCCCAATTGCAAATTCATGCA TCCCAGATTCGAGCTGCCCCAGGTTATGGAAGAGAGAACTACTTCAGGAAAGAATAGAGAGATAACCTGTCACTATTGTGGTGAAGCTGGTCATAAAGCTTCACACTGTCCAAAGTCAAATCCTGAACTCAGGGAGCAAAATGCTATTATT AGCCTTGCTTCTGGAGGTCCAAAAACACAAGGAGGCAAAGAAAATGCTGGTCCTATACCCCTGCCACATCATCTTAATGATAACAACAGATTAGAAAACATTGTTTGCTTTAAg tgTGGTCAACAAGGACATTTTGCCAACAGATGTACTAAAGGACAGTTTGCTTTCCTGAGTTCCACTAACTGA